The proteins below come from a single Ruegeria sp. SCSIO 43209 genomic window:
- a CDS encoding BMP family protein — protein sequence MTFMKSLMGAAAAVALTAGAAMAEPALIFDLGGKFDKSFNEAAHNGAQRWAEQTGKSYREIELQSEAQREQALRRFAEAGANPIITMGFAMADPLAAVAGDYPDTKFVAVDVTWLEAPNIRQIGFAEHEGSYLVGMMAAMASQSGTVGFIGGMDIPLIRHFGCGYAQGAKSVNPDINVVANMTGTTPAAWNDPVKGSELTKAQISQGADVIYAAAGGTGVGVLQTAADEGILSIGVDSNQNHLHPGKVLTSMLKRVDVAVYDAMKAGEDVQTGVYTMGLAQDGVGVAMDENNAELVSEEMSSAIESARRDIIDGNVSVVSYYENDSCPALQF from the coding sequence ATGACATTTATGAAATCCTTGATGGGCGCAGCCGCTGCGGTTGCACTAACAGCAGGTGCTGCTATGGCAGAACCGGCCCTTATCTTTGATCTGGGTGGCAAGTTCGACAAATCGTTCAACGAAGCCGCGCATAATGGCGCTCAGCGTTGGGCGGAACAGACCGGCAAAAGCTATCGCGAGATCGAGCTTCAGTCGGAAGCGCAGCGCGAACAAGCGCTTCGCCGCTTTGCCGAAGCGGGCGCAAACCCGATTATCACAATGGGCTTCGCCATGGCCGATCCATTGGCTGCAGTGGCAGGTGACTATCCGGATACCAAATTCGTTGCGGTCGACGTGACCTGGCTGGAAGCCCCGAACATTCGCCAGATCGGATTTGCCGAACATGAAGGATCATACCTGGTCGGCATGATGGCGGCGATGGCGTCCCAATCCGGCACAGTGGGCTTTATCGGTGGTATGGATATCCCTCTGATCCGTCACTTTGGTTGTGGTTATGCACAAGGCGCGAAGTCCGTAAACCCGGACATCAACGTTGTTGCTAATATGACAGGCACCACCCCTGCAGCATGGAACGACCCGGTGAAGGGCTCGGAGTTGACCAAAGCACAGATCAGCCAGGGTGCTGACGTGATTTACGCCGCTGCGGGCGGTACCGGTGTTGGCGTTCTGCAAACCGCAGCCGACGAAGGCATCCTGTCAATCGGTGTCGATAGCAACCAGAACCACCTGCACCCGGGCAAGGTCCTGACCTCGATGCTCAAGCGTGTGGACGTTGCTGTATATGACGCCATGAAAGCTGGCGAAGACGTCCAGACCGGTGTTTACACCATGGGTCTTGCACAAGATGGCGTTGGCGTTGCGATGGATGAAAACAACGCGGAACTGGTGAGCGAAGAAATGAGCTCGGCCATTGAAAGTGCCCGTCGCGACATCATCGATGGCAACGTAAGCGTTGTCAGCTACTACGAGAACGACAGCTGCCCTGCACTGCAGTTCTGA
- a CDS encoding N-acetyltransferase, whose amino-acid sequence MAETHAAAFTQSRPWSAEEFSNLIANRFTHVVGDKRSFALIQVIGEEAELLTIATRPDYQRRGLARRIMADWHAKARELGAIRAFLDVASDNHSAISLYQTCGYTPCGNRAAYYHRKSGPNADAIVMERPLSEKYSLF is encoded by the coding sequence ATGGCAGAAACCCACGCCGCAGCCTTCACACAGTCACGCCCGTGGAGCGCTGAAGAATTCAGCAATCTGATCGCCAATCGCTTTACCCATGTAGTTGGTGACAAACGGTCTTTCGCTCTCATTCAAGTGATCGGCGAAGAGGCCGAGCTGCTCACGATCGCGACACGTCCAGACTATCAAAGACGCGGGCTGGCGCGGCGCATCATGGCAGACTGGCACGCCAAGGCACGAGAACTCGGTGCAATCCGTGCATTTCTGGACGTTGCCTCAGATAACCATTCGGCGATCTCTCTGTACCAAACCTGCGGATACACGCCATGCGGCAATCGCGCAGCCTATTATCATCGCAAAAGTGGCCCAAACGCCGATGCGATCGTCATGGAACGCCCCCTGAGCGAAAAATATTCGCTTTTTTAG